A genomic region of Eucalyptus grandis isolate ANBG69807.140 chromosome 5, ASM1654582v1, whole genome shotgun sequence contains the following coding sequences:
- the LOC104446004 gene encoding LOW QUALITY PROTEIN: G-type lectin S-receptor-like serine/threonine-protein kinase At1g11330 (The sequence of the model RefSeq protein was modified relative to this genomic sequence to represent the inferred CDS: inserted 2 bases in 2 codons) produces the protein MILPGKVRIFSLFIFSHYAVKFCVGGDVITASEYIQDPGSIISSGGLYRLGFFSPNGSTNRYVGIWHDKIPAYNVFWVANREKPVADSSGVMTISDDGNLVIMNGKKEVLWSSNVSTSGANAKAQLLDSGNLILLKQSSNTSTNDTAMVWESFQNMSDTLMAKMKLSTNVRTNEKQVLTSWKSPSDPSIGSFSVSFEPLNIPEVFLWNGSTLYWRSGPWNGKVFIGIPQMASVYLDGFSIGDGEEGTXLTYNFAEVSYLSYFFVKSNGVLLQPYWDLKFKYWRIDWSTLDSDCDVYGKCGPFGFCDTKKSPICSCLRGFQPKRVEEWSRGNWSSGCIQRSLLQCDRXKNGSTKVGKMDGFLKLENVKVPNYAIWSSSLEDKCREQCLSNCSCAAYAYDAGVGCMYWRGDLIDIRKFSYGGKTLFVRLPVQNLVKGKRDLRAIIAAAVVVATVIFSIGTFFAWKKSKKRRGKDGEQFSEASTENMLGKSLSKVYLQELVLYKLEELAAATRNFSDANKLGEGGFGAVYRSFCTGRLLNGKEIAVKRLSRASGQGLQEFINEMVVISKVQHRNLVRLLGCCAEQDEKLLIYEFMPNKGLDTFLFDPLKREQLDWRRRFNIIDGICRGLLYLHRDSRLRIIHRDLKTSNILLDEELNTKISDFGTARIFGGKEDQADTLRVVGTYGYMAPEYAMEGRFSEKSDVFSFGVVLLEIVSGRQNTSFNEEDQSLSLLGLAWKYWEEDNVLALADPKISVGPFGVEITRCINVGLLCTQEFAQDRPTISTVISMINNEIVGLPSPNKPAFTERQTTTDTGSSRQSQKKYSANHVTLTSLEGR, from the exons ATGATACTTCCAGGAAAAGTAagaatattctctctctttattttctcaCATTATGCTGTGAAATTTTGCGTTGGTGGAGATGTCATTACGGCATCTGAGTACATCCAAGACCCTGGAAGTATCATATCAAGTGGAGGTCTCTACAGACTGGGATTCTTTAGCCCCAATGGTTCTACCAATCGGTATGTCGGAATATGGCATGACAAGATTCCTGCATATAACGTCTTTTGGGTTGCGAACAGGGAGAAGCCTGTTGCAGATTCTTCTGGTGTCATGACCATATCTGATGACGGTAATCTTGTGATAATGAATGGAAAGAAGGAAGTACTTTGGTCATCCAACGTTTCCACCTCTGGAGCTAATGCAAAAGCCCAATTATTAGATAGTGGAAATCTTATCTTGCTCAAACAAAGTTCTAATACGAGCACAAATGATACAGCAATGGTATGGGAAAGTTTCCAGAACATGTCTGATACACTCATGGCGAAAATGAAGCTTAGCACCAATGTGAGAACAAATGAGAAGCAGGTACTCACATCTTGGAAAAGCCCTTCTGATCCATCAATTGGAAGTTTCTCAGTTAGTTTTGAACCACTAAATATTCCTGAAGTTTTCCTTTGGAATGGCAGTACTCTTTATTGGCGGAGTGGTCCATGGAATGGTAAGGTTTTCATTGGAATTCCCCAGATGGCATCTGTCTATCTTGATGGATTTAGCATAGGGGATGGCGAAGAAGGAA GTCTGACTTACAATTTTGCAGAGGTGTCTTATTTGTCCTACTTTTTTGTGAAGTCAAATGGGGTATTGTTGCAGCCATACTGGgatttaaaatttaagtatTGGCGAATCGATTGGTCAACCCTGGATTCCGATTGTGATGTTTATGGCAAGTGTGGGCCGTTTGGATTCTGCGATACCAAGAAATCACCAATTTGCAGCTGCTTGAGAGGCTTTCAGCCTAAAAGAGTCGAAGAATGGAGCAGAGGGAATTGGTCCAGTGGATGCATCCAGAGATCATTGCTGCAATGTGACA ATAAAAATGGCAGTACTAAAGTGGGAAAAATGGATGGATTTCTAAAGCTTGAGAATGTGAAAGTGCCAAATTATGCAATCTGGTCATCATCTTTGGAAGACAAGTGCCGAGAGCAGTGCCTCAGTAATTGCTCGTGTGCAGCATATGCTTATGATGCGGGAGTTGGTTGCATGTACTGGAGGGGAGACCTAATCGACATACGGAAGTTTTCCTATGGAGGAAAAACTCTTTTTGTCCGACTGCCCGTTCAGAACTTGGTAA AAGGAAAACGAGATCTGAGAGCAATTATAGCGGCTGCAGTTGTTGTGGCAACAGTTATTTTCAGTATTGGTACTTTCTTCGCCTGGAAGAAGTCAAAAAAACGAAGAGGTAAAGACGGAGAACAATTTTCAGAGGCTTCTACTGAGAACATGCTTGGAAAGAGCTTGAGCAAAGTTTATCTCCAGGAGCTTGTGCTATATAAATTGGAAGAGCTGGCCGCAGCAACACGCAACTTTAGTGACGCGAACAAGCTCGGAGAGGGTGGTTTTGGGGCAGTATATAGG TCCTTTTGTACAGGGAGATTGCtaaatggaaaagaaatagCAGTCAAAAGACTATCCAGGGCCTCGGGACAAGGATTGCAGGAATTTATCAATGAAATGGTCGTGATTTCTAAGGTCCAACATCGAAATCTAGTTCGACTCCTTGGATGCTGTGCCGAGCAAGATGAGAAACTATTAATCTATGAGTTCATGCCAAATAAGGGTCTAGATACATTTCTTTTCG ATCCGCTCAAACGAGAGCAACTGGATTGGAGAAGACGGTTCAACATTATTGATGGAATTTGTCGAGGGCTACTGTACCTTCACCGTGACTCTAGACTACGGATAATTCATAGAGATCTTAAGACAAGTAATATCCTGTTGGACGAAGAGCtcaatacaaaaatttcagactttggaaCAGCCAGGATATTTGGGGGAAAAGAAGATCAAGCAGACACACTAAGAGTTGTGGGAACCTA TGGTTACATGGCTCCGGAATATGCGATGGAAGGGCGGTTTTCAGAAAAATCAGATGTTTTTAGCTTCGGAGTAGTATTGCTGGAGATCGTAAGTGGAAGACAGAACACTAGCTTCAATGAGGAAGATCAATCCTTGAGCCTGTTAGGATTG GCATGGAAATACTGGGAGGAAGACAATGTACTTGCACTAGCGGACCCTAAAATTTCTGTTGGACCCTTTGGGGTTGAGATCACAAGGTGCATAAACGTGGGGCTGCTCTGTACACAAGAATTCGCACAAGACAGGCCTACCATTTCAACTGTTATTTCAATGATTAACAATGAAATTGTTGGTCTTCCTAGTCCAAACAAACCTGCATTCACCGAGAGGCAAACAACCACCGACACAGGTTCCTCCAGACAAAGCCAGAAGAAATATTCTGCCAACCATGTCACTCTTACCTCTCTGGAAGGCAGATAA